A genome region from Triticum aestivum cultivar Chinese Spring chromosome 2B, IWGSC CS RefSeq v2.1, whole genome shotgun sequence includes the following:
- the LOC123041547 gene encoding putative multidrug resistance protein produces MGDAAAGKASFLEMVRYADAHDLSLMMLGVLGSFGDGMMQPLLMLVLGDIINSYGAAGSAGSTGSAFSSSAVDKFALRLLYLAVAVGACSFLEGVCWTRTAERQASRMRRLYLEAVLRQEVHFFDAAPSSQSTTFGIITTISDDADTIQDFLSEKLPMVLANVTLFFGAMSVCFVFAWRLALAGLPLTFLFFVPSVVLGKRMVAAAGESRAAYEAAGGIADQAVSSIRTVASYNGERHTLERFRIALARSTALGIKQGLIKGAVIGSMGAIYAVWSFMSWLASVLVIHQHAQGGHVFVAAICIVLAGISIMAALPNLRYFVDASAAAARMRGMIEKLPPLKEAGKKGATKDVVRGQIVFKDVHFTYPSRPDTRVLNGVNLTMSEGATIGLVGGSGSGKSTVIALLQRFYRPDSGEILLDGDDIGSLNAEWLRSKIGLVSQEPVLFATSIRENILFGNETASPEQIIDAAKMANAHEFITKLPNGYNTHVGQFGTQMSGGQKQRIAIARALIRDPKILLLDEATSALDSESERTVQDALDRASVGRTTVIVAHRLSTLRKADTIAVLDEGRVVEFGTHDELVAMDGGEGGVYAKMVHLQSSSAAQADGPRVVEEEEKFHSVEIASPAGELRPSPVRSFRSVEPTVEISQLAVPVAHAAQPQKSLHLRLLKMNRPEWKQALLGCAGAIIFGAVLPLYSYSMGSLPAVYFLTDHDLIRAKTRAYSLIFLAIAIVCIAANIVEHYNFAVMGERLTERVRDQMLAKILSFEVGWFDEDENSSAAVCARLATQATKVRSLVGDRMCLLVQAGATASLGFALALYVSLRLAAVMMALQPLVIASFYFKKVLMTAGSRKAKKAQVQGSQLASEAVVNHRTITAFSSQRRMLQLYEAAQVGPRKDTITQSWFSGFCLCLCQFNATASTALALWYGGKLMASRQINTTQLFQVFFILMSMGRVIADAGSLTSDLAQGGDAVQSILDTLDREPAIKSGTSDSASESDDDKEKMQKGIKGAIEFRDVHFSYPTRPEVTVLAGLSLEIGAGKTVALVGPSGSGKSTVIGLIERFYDVRSGSILIDGKDIRGYGLTHLRSHVALVSQEPTLFSGTIRDNIMYGDEHATEEEVRSAAALANAHEFISGMESGYDTQIGERGAQLSGGQRQRIALARAVLKNARILLLDEATSALDTVSERLVQDAVDRMLQGTRTCVVVAHRLSTVQNSDMIAVVKDGRVAERGTHRDLVALGRAGMYYNLIKLQHGTSPCHSPMRAVSN; encoded by the exons ATGGGGGACGCGGCGGCAGGGAAGGCGTCGTTCCTGGAGATGGTCCGGTACGCGGACGCGCACGACCTGAGCCTCATGATGCTGGGCGTGCTGGGGAGCTTCGGCGACGGCATGATGCAGCCGCTCCTCATGCTCGTGCTCGGCGACATCATCAACAGCTACGGCGCCGCCGGGAGCGCCGGCAGCACCGGCAGCGCCTTCAGCTCCAGCGCCGTCGACAAG TTCGCGCTCCGGTTGCTGTATCTCGCGGTTGCAGTGGGCGCATGCTCTTTCCTAG AGGGGGTGTGCTGGACCAGAACGGCGGAGCGACAGGCGTCCAGGATGCGGAGGCTGTACCTGGAGGCCGTGCTGCGGCAGGAGGTGCACTTCTTCGACGCCGCGCCCTCCTCGCAGTCCACCACCTTCGGGATCATCACCACCATCTCCGACGACGCCGACACcatccaggacttcctcagcgaGAAG CTTCCCATGGTGCTGGCCAACGTGACGCTCTTCTTCGGCGCCATGTCCGTGTGCTTCGTCTTCGCGTGGCGCCTCGCGCTGGCGGGCCTCCCCTTGACCTTCCTCTTCTTCGTGCCAAGCGTGGTCCTCGGCAAGCGCATGGTCGCCGCGGCCGGGGAGTCGCGCGCGGCCTACGAAGCCGCGGGCGGCATCGCCGACCAGGCCGTCTCCTCCATCCGGACGGTGGCGTCCTACAACGGGGAGCGCCACACGCTGGAGCGGTTCAGGATCGCGCTGGCGCGGAGCACGGCGCTGGGCATCAAGCAGGGGCTCATCAAGGGCGCCGTGATCGGGAGCATGGGCGCCATCTACGCCGTCTGGTCCTTCATGTCCTGGCTCGCCAGCGTCCTCGTCATCCACCAGCACGCCCAGGGCGGCCACGTCTTCGTCGCCGCCATCTGCATCGTCTTGGCGGGAAT CTCCATCATGGCGGCGCTCCCGAACCTACGCTACTTCGTGGACGCCTCGGCCGCGGCGGCCCGGATGCGCGGGATGATCGAGAAGCTCCCGCCTCTCAAGGAGGCCGGCAAGAAGGGCGCCACCAAGGACGTCGTGAGGGGCCAGATCGTGTTCAAGGACGTGCACTTCACGTACCCGTCGAGGCCGGACACGCGGGTGCTCAACGGCGTCAACTTGACCATGTCCGAGGGCGCGACCATCGGGCTCGTCGGCGGCAGCGGGTCCGGGAAGTCCACCGTCATCGCCTTGCTGCAGAGGTTCTACCGCCCAGACAGCGGGGAGATACTGCTCGACGGCGACGACATTGGCTCGCTCAACGCGGAGTGGCTCCGGAGCAAGATCGGCCTGGTGAGCCAAGAGCCCGTGCTGTTCGCCACGTCCATCAGGGAGAATATACTGTTCGGCAACGAGACGGCTTCGCCGGAGCAGATCATCGACGCGGCCAAGATGGCTAATGCCCACGAGTTCATCACCAAATTGCCCAATGGATACAACACGCAT GTGGGGCAGTTCGGGACGCAGATGTCGGGAGGCCAGAAGCAGCGGATCGCCATTGCCCGCGCGCTCATCCGGGACCCCAAGATCCTGCTCCTGGACGAGGCGACGAGCGCGCTGGATTCCGAGTCGGAGCGGACGGTGCAGGACGCGCTGGACCGGGCGTCCGTGGGCCGGACCACCGTCATCGTGGCGCACCGCCTCTCCACGCTCCGCAAGGCCGACACGATTGCCGTGCTCGACGAGGGCCGCGTGGTGGAGTTCGGCACGCACGACGAGCTCGTCGCCATGGACGGAGGCGAAGGCGGCGTGTACGCCAAGATGGTGCACCTGCAGAGCTCGTCCGCGGCGCAGGCGGACGGGCCCCGCGTggtagaggaggaggagaagtTCCATAGCGTGGAGATCGCGTCGCCGGCCGGCGAGCTCCGACCTAGCCCGGTGCGGTCGTTCCGGTCTGTCGAGCCCACCGTGGAAATCAGCCAGCTCGCGGTCCCCGTCGCGCACGCAGCGCAGCCCCAGAAGTCGTTGCATCTTCGTCTGCTCAAGATGAACCGCCCGGAGTGGAAGCAGGCTCTGCTCGGGTGCGCTGGCGCGATCATATTCGGCGCGGTGCTGCCGCTCTACTCGTACAGCATGGGCTCGCTGCCGGCGGTGTACTTCCTCACCGACCACGACCTCATCCGTGCAAAGACCAGGGCCTACTCTCTCATCTTCCTCGCGATCGCCATAGTCTGCATCGCCGCCAACATCGTGGAGCACTATAACTTCGCCGTCATGGGCGAGCGCCTGACGGAGCGCGTCCGGGACCAGATGCTGGCCAAGATCCTCTCCTTCGAGGTCGGGTGGTTCGACGAGGACGAGAACTCGAGCGCGGCCGTGTGCGCGCGGCTGGCGACGCAGGCGACCAAGGTCCGGTCCCTCGTCGGGGACCGGATGTGCCTGCTGGTGCAGGCGGGCGCCACGGCGTCCCTGGGATTCGCGCTGGCGCTCTACGTGTCGTTGCGCCTCGCGGCGGTGATGATGGCCCTGCAGCCGCTGGTGATCGCCAGCTTCTACTTCAAGAAGGTGCTCATGACGGCCGGCTCCAGGAAGGCCAAGAAGGCGCAGGTGCAGGGCAGCCAGCTCGCCAGCGAGGCCGTGGTGAACCACCGGACGATCACCGCCTTCTCGTCGCAGCGGCGGATGCTCCAGCTGTACGAGGCCGCGCAGGTGGGCCCGAGGAAGGACACCATCACGCAGTCCTGGTTCTCGGGCTTCTGCCTGTGCCTGTGCCAGTTCAACGCCACGGCGAGCACGGCGCTCGCTCTGTGGTACGGAGGCAAGCTCATGGCCAGCCGGCAGATCAACACCACGCAGCTGTTCCAGGTGTTTTTCATCCTCATGAGCATGGGGAGGGTCATCGCCGACGCCGGGAGCTTGACGTCGGACCTGGCGCAAGGCGGCGACGCGGTGCAGTCCATCCTCGACACGCTGGACCGTGAACCGGCGATCAAATCCGGCACCAGCGACAGTGCCAGCGAGTCCGACGACGACAAGGAGAAGATGCAGAAGGGGATCAAGGGAGCCATCGAGTTCAGGGACGTGCACTTCAGCTACCCGACGCGGCCGGAGGTGACGGTGCTCGCCGGGCTGAGCCTCGAGATCGGCGCGGGCAAGACGGTGGCGCTGGTGGGGCCGAGCGGGTCGGGCAAGTCCACGGTGATCGGGCTGATCGAGCGGTTCTACGACGTGCGGAGCGGCTCCATCCTGATCGACGGCAAGGACATCCGGGGGTACGGCCTGACGCACCTCCGGTCGCACGTGGCGCTGGTGAGCCAGGAGCCGACGCTCTTCTCCGGCACGATCCGCGACAACATCATGTACGGCGACGAGCACGCGACGGAGGAGGAGGTGAGGAGCGCGGCGGCGCTGGCCAACGCCCACGAGTTCATCAGCGGGATGGAGAGCGGGTACGACACGCAGATCGGGGAGCGCGGGGCGCAGCTGTCGGGCGGGCAGAGGCAGCggatcgcgctggcgagggcggtgCTGAAGAACGCGAGGATCCTCTTGCTGGACGAGGCGACGAGCGCGCTGGACACGGTGTCGGAGCGGCTGGTGCAGGACGCCGTGGACCGGATGCTGCAGGGGACCAGGACGTGCGTGGTGGTGGCGCACAGGCTCTCCACGGTGCAGAACTCGGACATGATCGCCGTGGTCAAGGACGGGAGGGTGGCGGAGAGAGGGACGCACCGCGACCTCGTCGCCCTCGGCCGCGCGGGGATGTACTACAACCTCATCAAGCTGCAGCACGGCACGTCGCCCTGCCATAGCCCGATGCGTGCGGTAAGCAACTGA